AAAGCAGCCGATGCAAAGGACGTAGCACTCATCGTTACCGATACGCCAGCGACCGCCGCTGGAGTCTTCACAAAGAATAGCGTCACCGCTGCACCGGTTCTTGTATGTCGCGAGCACCTCAGCGATGGACGGGCACAAGCCGTTATTGTCAATAGCGGGAATGCCAACGCTTGCACCGGCGAGGTGGGCATGGCGAACGCACGACGGATGGCTACCGCAACCGCTGAACAACTCGGTATAGATGCGAATCTCGTTCTCGTCTCCTCTACTGGCGTTATCGGACAGCAATTGCCGATGGACAAAATCGAAAGCGGAATTCAAGCCGCTGCGAGTGCTCTCAGCACCGAAGGAGGTGCCGATGCCGCGGAAGGGATTATGACGACCGATACCCATCCGAAATCTGTCGCGGTGGAGGTGAAGGTTGACGGTGTACCTGTGAAAATCGGTGGGATCGCCAAAGGGTCCGGTATGATCGCACCCAATATGGCGACGATGCTCTCCTATCTGACCACGGATGCCCGAATTGATGCCGGAACGCTCCAAACTGCCTTAAACCGCGTCGTAGATGATACTTATAATCTGTTGACGGTTGACACGGATCGCAGCACGAATGATACGGTGCTGATTCTCGCGACCGGTGTTGCTGGTAACGCCAATATCGTTGCAACGGATGGAGAAGATTACGAAGCGTTCTGTGAGGGACTCCAGTTTGTCTGCACCGAATTGGTAAAGATGCTCGCCCGCGACGGTGAGGGTGCAACGAAACTCGTTGAGGTGGTCGTCAAACACGCCAAAAATCGGGACGATGCTGAAAGCGCGGCGCGTGCCGTTGCGGAGTCGCCACTCGTTAAAACAGCCGTTTTCGCCAACGATGCCAATTGGGGGCGAATCATGATGGCGATCGGGAAGTCCGGTGCCGAATTTGACCCGTATCAGGTGGATGTCTATCTTGCTGATTATCAACTCGTCAAAAACGGAATGGATGCCGGTTACGATGAAGACAAAGCCACCGCGCTGTTCGCACAGGATCCAGTGCGCATCACGATTGATCTCCGCGCTGGGGACACTGAGATAACGATGTGGACCTGCGATTACTCCTACGATTATATTCGGATTAATGCGGATTATCGCACTTAGTCTGTTGGTATGTCTCGGTGGTGTCAAAATTTTTGACAAAAAATCAAATTTTTGCAATTTTAACTTGACATTTAAAAACAAATATATTAAACTATATATGCTTTGGAGATGTCCAATCTCTTCTGCGCGGATTATCAATATTATGCGGGAGTAGCTCAGTGGTAGAGCTCCACCTTGCCAAGGTGGAGGTCGCGAGT
This genomic window from Candidatus Poribacteria bacterium contains:
- the argJ gene encoding bifunctional glutamate N-acetyltransferase/amino-acid acetyltransferase ArgJ; the protein is MKQIDGGITAVSGIRAAGIHAGIKAADAKDVALIVTDTPATAAGVFTKNSVTAAPVLVCREHLSDGRAQAVIVNSGNANACTGEVGMANARRMATATAEQLGIDANLVLVSSTGVIGQQLPMDKIESGIQAAASALSTEGGADAAEGIMTTDTHPKSVAVEVKVDGVPVKIGGIAKGSGMIAPNMATMLSYLTTDARIDAGTLQTALNRVVDDTYNLLTVDTDRSTNDTVLILATGVAGNANIVATDGEDYEAFCEGLQFVCTELVKMLARDGEGATKLVEVVVKHAKNRDDAESAARAVAESPLVKTAVFANDANWGRIMMAIGKSGAEFDPYQVDVYLADYQLVKNGMDAGYDEDKATALFAQDPVRITIDLRAGDTEITMWTCDYSYDYIRINADYRT